A single window of Nicotiana tomentosiformis chromosome 1, ASM39032v3, whole genome shotgun sequence DNA harbors:
- the LOC104118220 gene encoding wax ester synthase/diacylglycerol acyltransferase 5-like isoform X2, whose protein sequence is MERGENNMVVMKPIRTTKKLDENGGEEEALLMSPTSRMFHEPNYNLYILAIMGWKVPINVDAMKAEIQGKLLKHPRFSSLQVIDESDDSRKMKWVPTTVNIDDHVTVPDLIKSNPNNMDTDKLVEEYISNLSTANIDMSKPLWDLHILNAKTSHAEATCIFRLHHSLGDGVSLVSLLLSCFRKSSDPTSLPTLLVSSSSSSKGKSNLSNNRTSIRSLMWQYLVKLWSCIRLLFNTVVDVLLFVATALFLKDSQSPFTVAQGFKSSTRRRFIYRTVSLNDIKFIKNLTNSTVNDVIMGITQAALSRYIHRRYEIEGKRKFSPQKMRCRASVVVNLRPALGVQAIAEMIEKNAVVIQGNCFGFYIIPLSISQLDNPLDYVRKAKTTMDRTKHSLGSLCTFYLSQLIIKLFGFKGATTLAARVLSHTTIFFSNVAGPLEEVSCSGHPLTFIAPTCYGQPT, encoded by the exons ATGGAGCGTGGTGAAAACAATATGGTTGTCATGAAACCTATACGAACAACAAAGAAATTAGATGAAaatggaggagaagaagaagcatTACTTATGAGTCCAACCTCTCGAATGTTTCATGAACCAAACTACAATCTTTACATCTTAGCAATCATGGGTTGGAAAGTACCAATTAATGTTGATGCCATGAAAGCTGAAATTCAAGGCAAGTTGCTTAAACATCCGCGGTTTTCGAGTTTGCAG GTTATTGATGAGAGTGATGACAGCCGAAAGATGAAATGGGTTCCCACGACAGTCAATATAGATGATCATGTTACAGTCCCTGACCTTATTAAATCAAACCCCAATAATATGGATACGGACAAGTTGGTAGAAGAGTATATATCAAACCTAAGCACGGCCAATATTGACATGTCGAAACCTCTATGGGATCTTCACATCCTTAACGCGAAAACCTCCCATGCCGAGGCTACTTGTATTTTCCGTCTTCATCATTCTCTTGGCGATGGAGTTTCCCTTGTTTCGCTTTTACTCTCTTGTTTTCGGAAAAGTTCGGATCCTACTTCTTTGCCCACACTCctggtttcttcttcttcatcttccaaGGGCAAATCAAATTTATCAAACAACAGAACAAGTATTCGGTCTTTGATGTGGCAGTACCTCGTAAAGTTGTGGTCGTGCATCCGACTTTTGTTCAATACAGTTGTTGATGTTTTGTTGTTTGTAGCGACTGCTCTCTTCTTGAAAGACTCTCAGTCACCTTTCACAGTTGCACAAGGATTTAAGTCGTCTACTCGTCGGAGATTTATCTATCGGACTGTTAGCTTGAACGACATTAAATTCATAAAGAATTTAACGAACTCT ACTGTTAATGACGTTATTATGGGGATAACACAAGCAGCTCTGTCTCGTTATATCCACCGAAGATACG AAATTGAAGGGAAGAGGAAGTTTTCACCACAAAAAATGAGATGCAGAGCCAGTGTTGTAGTGAATCTGAGACCAGCTTTAGGAGTCCAA GCTATAGCTGAAATGATTGAGAAGAATGCTGTAGTGATACAAGGAAATTGTTTTGGCTTTTACATAATTCCCTTATCTATATCCCAATTAGATAATCCTCTCGACTATGTTCGCAAAGCTAAGACAACAATGGATCGAACGAAGCATTCGCTTGGGTCTCTATGCACCTTTTATCTCTCACAACTCATAATCAAGTTATTTGGATTTAAG GGTGCGACAACTCTTGCTGCAAGAGTTCTATCTCATACGACAATATTCTTTTCAAACGTAGCCGGTCCGCTAGAAGAAGTTTCTTGCTCAGGCCACCCATTGACATTCATTGCTCCAACATGTTATGGACAACCCACT TAG
- the LOC104118220 gene encoding wax ester synthase/diacylglycerol acyltransferase 5-like isoform X1: protein MERGENNMVVMKPIRTTKKLDENGGEEEALLMSPTSRMFHEPNYNLYILAIMGWKVPINVDAMKAEIQGKLLKHPRFSSLQVIDESDDSRKMKWVPTTVNIDDHVTVPDLIKSNPNNMDTDKLVEEYISNLSTANIDMSKPLWDLHILNAKTSHAEATCIFRLHHSLGDGVSLVSLLLSCFRKSSDPTSLPTLLVSSSSSSKGKSNLSNNRTSIRSLMWQYLVKLWSCIRLLFNTVVDVLLFVATALFLKDSQSPFTVAQGFKSSTRRRFIYRTVSLNDIKFIKNLTNSTVNDVIMGITQAALSRYIHRRYEIEGKRKFSPQKMRCRASVVVNLRPALGVQAIAEMIEKNAVVIQGNCFGFYIIPLSISQLDNPLDYVRKAKTTMDRTKHSLGSLCTFYLSQLIIKLFGFKGATTLAARVLSHTTIFFSNVAGPLEEVSCSGHPLTFIAPTCYGQPTLCQEVNICSSS from the exons ATGGAGCGTGGTGAAAACAATATGGTTGTCATGAAACCTATACGAACAACAAAGAAATTAGATGAAaatggaggagaagaagaagcatTACTTATGAGTCCAACCTCTCGAATGTTTCATGAACCAAACTACAATCTTTACATCTTAGCAATCATGGGTTGGAAAGTACCAATTAATGTTGATGCCATGAAAGCTGAAATTCAAGGCAAGTTGCTTAAACATCCGCGGTTTTCGAGTTTGCAG GTTATTGATGAGAGTGATGACAGCCGAAAGATGAAATGGGTTCCCACGACAGTCAATATAGATGATCATGTTACAGTCCCTGACCTTATTAAATCAAACCCCAATAATATGGATACGGACAAGTTGGTAGAAGAGTATATATCAAACCTAAGCACGGCCAATATTGACATGTCGAAACCTCTATGGGATCTTCACATCCTTAACGCGAAAACCTCCCATGCCGAGGCTACTTGTATTTTCCGTCTTCATCATTCTCTTGGCGATGGAGTTTCCCTTGTTTCGCTTTTACTCTCTTGTTTTCGGAAAAGTTCGGATCCTACTTCTTTGCCCACACTCctggtttcttcttcttcatcttccaaGGGCAAATCAAATTTATCAAACAACAGAACAAGTATTCGGTCTTTGATGTGGCAGTACCTCGTAAAGTTGTGGTCGTGCATCCGACTTTTGTTCAATACAGTTGTTGATGTTTTGTTGTTTGTAGCGACTGCTCTCTTCTTGAAAGACTCTCAGTCACCTTTCACAGTTGCACAAGGATTTAAGTCGTCTACTCGTCGGAGATTTATCTATCGGACTGTTAGCTTGAACGACATTAAATTCATAAAGAATTTAACGAACTCT ACTGTTAATGACGTTATTATGGGGATAACACAAGCAGCTCTGTCTCGTTATATCCACCGAAGATACG AAATTGAAGGGAAGAGGAAGTTTTCACCACAAAAAATGAGATGCAGAGCCAGTGTTGTAGTGAATCTGAGACCAGCTTTAGGAGTCCAA GCTATAGCTGAAATGATTGAGAAGAATGCTGTAGTGATACAAGGAAATTGTTTTGGCTTTTACATAATTCCCTTATCTATATCCCAATTAGATAATCCTCTCGACTATGTTCGCAAAGCTAAGACAACAATGGATCGAACGAAGCATTCGCTTGGGTCTCTATGCACCTTTTATCTCTCACAACTCATAATCAAGTTATTTGGATTTAAG GGTGCGACAACTCTTGCTGCAAGAGTTCTATCTCATACGACAATATTCTTTTCAAACGTAGCCGGTCCGCTAGAAGAAGTTTCTTGCTCAGGCCACCCATTGACATTCATTGCTCCAACATGTTATGGACAACCCACT TTATGCCAAGAAGTTAACATTTGCAGTAGCAGTTGA